One stretch of Weissella koreensis KACC 15510 DNA includes these proteins:
- a CDS encoding YitT family protein — protein sequence MQTVKDYMRGHEYTSRLTAAVVYAVCAAIALNFFWTNGHIYSSGFTGLAQLLNTVLTKAFGVPLPIYIIFVLLNIPLLLFSIKNIGGRFTFFTAVAIFLASFAMRFVVGPEHPWTQDPLMDAIFGGLINGFGTGFALRNGLSTGGLDIIGIVLRRKYGINMGNANLIFNFFILLGAGFLFGPKYALYTAIGLVVNARMIDALYTRQQKMQVMIITERPQEVADSLQNNLRRGITIIHHAEGAYNHRPKEILFTVISLYEEIDAYHAIDQADPKAWSSMWKIERTFGRFYEPRL from the coding sequence ATGCAAACAGTAAAAGACTATATGCGAGGCCATGAATACACAAGTCGTTTAACGGCGGCTGTTGTTTACGCAGTGTGTGCGGCGATTGCTTTGAACTTCTTTTGGACTAACGGGCATATTTATTCTTCAGGTTTTACTGGGTTAGCTCAGTTGCTTAACACGGTTTTAACTAAAGCTTTTGGCGTTCCGCTACCAATTTATATTATTTTTGTCCTATTAAATATTCCTTTGTTATTATTTTCAATTAAAAATATTGGAGGACGGTTTACTTTCTTTACAGCTGTGGCTATTTTCCTAGCATCATTTGCGATGCGGTTTGTTGTTGGACCAGAGCACCCTTGGACTCAAGATCCATTGATGGACGCCATTTTTGGGGGATTGATCAATGGATTTGGAACTGGATTTGCTTTACGTAATGGCTTATCAACTGGTGGCTTAGATATCATTGGAATTGTATTGCGCCGTAAATATGGGATTAATATGGGGAATGCCAATTTAATCTTTAATTTCTTTATTTTGTTAGGAGCAGGTTTCTTATTTGGACCTAAATATGCTTTATATACAGCGATTGGATTAGTTGTTAATGCACGAATGATTGATGCGTTATATACTCGTCAACAGAAGATGCAAGTGATGATTATTACAGAACGTCCTCAGGAAGTAGCTGATTCGTTACAGAATAATTTACGTCGCGGAATTACAATTATTCATCACGCAGAGGGTGCATATAATCATCGACCAAAAGAAATTTTGTTCACAGTAATTTCTTTGTATGAAGAAATTGATGCATATCATGCTATTGATCAAGCTGATCCTAAGGCATGGTCATCGATGTGGAAAATTGAACGAACCTTCGGACGGTTCTATGAACCACGATTATAG
- a CDS encoding tRNA (cytidine(34)-2'-O)-methyltransferase — protein MTNHIVLFEPLMPANTGNIARTATGTNTKLHLIEPLGFQLDDKHLKRAGLDYWDTVDITIHPDLPSFMESLKDNDELFLISKFAERSYHEVDYTQPERDYYFMFGKETTGLPEEFMRKHSDLALRIPQNDQHIRALNLSNTAAIVIYEALRQQSFPDLDLVHTYEHDKLK, from the coding sequence ATGACTAATCATATTGTTTTATTTGAGCCTTTAATGCCTGCTAACACAGGTAATATTGCACGGACGGCTACAGGAACTAATACAAAGTTACATCTAATTGAACCTTTGGGGTTTCAATTAGATGACAAGCATTTAAAAAGAGCCGGCTTGGATTATTGGGATACTGTTGATATTACAATTCACCCAGATCTACCTAGTTTTATGGAAAGTTTAAAGGATAATGATGAATTGTTTTTAATTTCAAAATTTGCGGAGCGAAGCTATCATGAGGTCGATTATACTCAGCCAGAACGTGATTATTACTTCATGTTTGGTAAAGAAACGACCGGATTACCGGAAGAATTTATGCGTAAACATTCTGATTTGGCTTTACGTATTCCTCAAAATGATCAACATATTCGTGCTTTGAACTTATCAAACACAGCTGCAATTGTGATTTATGAAGCGTTACGTCAACAAAGTTTTCCTGATTTGGACTTAGTGCACACTTATGAACATGATAAATTAAAGTAG
- a CDS encoding GatB/YqeY domain-containing protein produces the protein MTLLDTLTADMKTAMKAKDKATLSVIRMLKASVSNEQIKLGHDLSNEEEVAVLSRELKQRVEERDSYQAGDRPELAAAIDEQMDVVKRYMPAQMSEEEVEAIVKETVASVGATQKSDMGKVMGALMPKVKGKADGKLVNDLVQKYLN, from the coding sequence ATGACATTGTTAGATACGTTAACTGCTGATATGAAAACGGCCATGAAAGCTAAAGACAAGGCAACTTTATCAGTTATTAGGATGCTAAAGGCATCAGTTTCGAATGAACAAATTAAACTTGGACATGATTTGAGTAATGAAGAAGAAGTCGCTGTGTTGTCTCGTGAATTGAAGCAACGAGTAGAAGAACGTGACTCATATCAAGCAGGCGATCGACCAGAATTGGCAGCTGCAATTGATGAACAAATGGATGTGGTAAAACGTTACATGCCTGCACAAATGTCTGAAGAAGAAGTAGAGGCTATTGTAAAAGAAACGGTGGCTAGTGTTGGGGCTACTCAAAAAAGTGATATGGGTAAAGTTATGGGCGCTTTGATGCCAAAGGTTAAAGGAAAAGCTGATGGTAAGTTAGTGAATGACTTAGTCCAAAAGTATCTCAATTAA
- the rpsU gene encoding 30S ribosomal protein S21 — protein sequence MTKTVVRKNESLDDALRRFKRGVSKDGTLQEYRKREYYIKPSVQRKLKAEAARKRKNKKSR from the coding sequence ATGACAAAGACTGTTGTTCGTAAGAATGAGTCTCTTGATGATGCTCTCCGTCGTTTCAAACGTGGTGTGTCAAAAGATGGTACTTTGCAAGAATACCGTAAGCGCGAATACTACATCAAGCCATCAGTTCAACGTAAGTTGAAAGCTGAAGCTGCACGTAAGCGTAAGAACAAGAAGAGCCGTTAA
- the recO gene encoding DNA repair protein RecO — protein sequence MVETRLSTFHGIVMYQREHKERDLLVKILTREFGKKMFFVKNGKSKKNRLTADLQPLMQATYEGTINYSGLSFIDDVKATRLARIFMNDIELNAYGTYILGLIDSAFVDNKNLVKWFDLAQLGLEKLEQGFEPQGIANYFELALLPSFGLEMTWNKCVICGRSDLPLDFSDQYSGVLCQNHFKADEQRWHIDPRAVLILSKLSQTPLKQLGSLKLKAETKQEMARLMNHIYDDQVGVHLKSKSFIQQLENWQGRLQTRQVPPLEKGI from the coding sequence ATGGTTGAGACCCGATTAAGTACTTTTCATGGGATTGTCATGTATCAGCGGGAACATAAAGAACGAGATCTACTGGTAAAAATACTCACCCGTGAATTTGGTAAAAAAATGTTTTTTGTCAAAAATGGTAAATCTAAAAAAAATCGCTTAACAGCTGATCTTCAGCCCTTAATGCAGGCGACTTATGAAGGAACAATTAATTATAGCGGTTTGAGTTTCATTGATGATGTTAAGGCCACTCGTTTGGCGCGAATATTTATGAATGATATTGAATTAAATGCCTATGGAACATACATTCTAGGTCTTATTGATTCGGCATTTGTTGATAATAAAAATCTAGTTAAGTGGTTTGACTTGGCACAGTTGGGGTTGGAGAAGCTTGAACAGGGATTTGAACCTCAAGGAATCGCTAATTATTTTGAATTGGCTTTATTACCGTCATTTGGATTAGAGATGACCTGGAATAAATGTGTAATTTGCGGGCGTAGCGATTTACCTTTAGACTTTTCAGACCAGTATAGTGGAGTTCTATGTCAGAATCATTTTAAAGCTGATGAACAACGATGGCATATCGATCCAAGAGCGGTGCTGATTTTATCTAAATTATCACAAACACCACTAAAGCAGTTAGGATCTTTAAAATTAAAAGCCGAAACTAAGCAAGAAATGGCACGTTTAATGAATCATATTTATGATGATCAGGTTGGTGTCCATTTAAAAAGTAAATCTTTTATTCAACAATTAGAAAATTGGCAAGGTCGCTTACAAACACGGCAAGTACCACCATTAGAAAAAGGAATATAA
- the aspS gene encoding aspartate--tRNA ligase — MQRTNYAGLIDEEYLGQTVTLQGWVQKRRDLGALIFVDLRDREGLVQLTFSDDVSESALKVADQLRTEFVIEVQGKVALREAGVNPNLRSGKIEVQVQSAKILATAKTTPFNIDDNVDASDELRLKYRYLDLRRPVMQKNLRIRSKITAATHEFLDDNGFIDIETPYLAKSTPEGARDYLVPSRVNPGSFYALPQSPQLFKQLLMGAGFDRYYQVARAFRDEDLRGDRQPEFTQLDVETSFMNQSEIIALVNEWVASIMKKTVSYELKTDEIPTLTWQASMDRFGTDKPDLRFDMELIDLTSFMQNSTFSVFAKAVANQGQVKAIVVPGAADNYSRKDLDKKAQFVERFGAKGLPWLKVTDEGLKGPIAKFFNENEAELLAATNANVGDLLVFAADQASVVAGSLDALRRMFAKEQNLIDEQKWAFAWIIDWPLFEYQPEEDRWISAHHPFTMPNEEDIELLDTVEGAHQAHAQSYDLVLNGYELGSGSIRIHRMDIQEKMLHALGFTPEAAQEAFGFLLEGMEYGFPPMGGIALGLDRLAMILAGTENIREVIAFPKNSKGSEPMTEAPLPVSKQQLAELELTAPVYADTKTPNLSEE, encoded by the coding sequence ATGCAGCGCACAAACTATGCAGGATTGATTGATGAAGAGTATTTGGGACAAACGGTTACTCTTCAAGGTTGGGTACAAAAACGTCGTGATTTAGGGGCTTTGATTTTCGTAGATCTTCGTGATCGCGAAGGTTTAGTACAGTTGACTTTTTCAGATGATGTTAGTGAATCTGCATTAAAGGTTGCTGATCAATTACGGACTGAATTTGTTATTGAGGTGCAAGGGAAAGTTGCTTTACGTGAAGCGGGGGTTAATCCTAATTTGCGTTCCGGAAAAATTGAAGTACAAGTGCAAAGTGCTAAAATTTTAGCCACAGCTAAAACCACGCCTTTTAATATTGATGATAACGTAGACGCTTCTGACGAATTACGTTTAAAGTATCGCTATTTGGATCTTCGTCGTCCAGTCATGCAAAAGAATTTAAGAATTCGATCAAAGATTACGGCGGCTACTCATGAATTCTTGGATGACAATGGTTTCATTGATATTGAAACCCCTTATCTGGCAAAGTCAACACCCGAAGGAGCTCGTGACTATTTAGTTCCATCACGGGTCAATCCAGGATCGTTTTATGCTTTGCCCCAATCACCTCAGCTGTTTAAGCAATTATTAATGGGAGCTGGATTCGATCGTTATTATCAAGTTGCGCGTGCCTTTCGTGATGAAGATTTGCGTGGAGATCGTCAACCAGAATTTACTCAATTAGATGTCGAAACTTCATTTATGAATCAATCTGAAATTATTGCTTTGGTGAATGAGTGGGTTGCATCTATTATGAAAAAAACCGTCAGCTATGAATTGAAGACTGACGAGATTCCAACATTAACTTGGCAAGCATCCATGGACCGCTTTGGAACGGATAAGCCAGACTTACGTTTTGACATGGAATTGATTGATTTGACAAGCTTTATGCAAAATTCAACATTTAGTGTTTTTGCTAAGGCGGTTGCTAATCAAGGACAAGTTAAAGCCATTGTTGTTCCAGGTGCTGCCGATAACTATTCACGTAAGGATCTCGATAAAAAAGCTCAATTCGTAGAGCGTTTTGGAGCCAAGGGACTACCTTGGTTAAAAGTGACTGATGAAGGATTGAAAGGTCCAATTGCTAAATTCTTTAACGAAAATGAAGCAGAATTATTGGCCGCTACTAATGCGAATGTAGGTGATTTATTGGTGTTTGCAGCTGACCAGGCTAGTGTAGTAGCAGGATCTTTGGATGCTTTGCGTCGAATGTTTGCTAAAGAACAAAATTTGATTGATGAACAAAAATGGGCTTTTGCTTGGATTATTGATTGGCCATTATTTGAATATCAACCTGAAGAGGACCGATGGATCTCGGCTCATCACCCATTTACTATGCCAAATGAAGAAGATATTGAACTGTTAGATACGGTTGAAGGCGCTCATCAAGCGCATGCTCAATCCTATGATTTGGTCTTAAATGGTTATGAATTGGGATCTGGTTCAATTCGTATTCACCGTATGGATATTCAAGAAAAGATGCTTCATGCACTTGGGTTTACACCAGAAGCAGCACAAGAAGCGTTTGGATTCTTACTAGAAGGAATGGAATATGGATTCCCTCCAATGGGTGGAATTGCCTTGGGATTAGATCGGTTAGCTATGATTTTAGCAGGAACTGAAAATATTCGTGAAGTGATTGCGTTCCCTAAAAATTCAAAGGGAAGCGAGCCGATGACTGAAGCCCCACTACCAGTTTCAAAGCAACAATTAGCAGAACTAGAGCTAACTGCGCCTGTTTATGCTGATACAAAGACGCCGAATTTATCAGAAGAATAA
- the truB gene encoding tRNA pseudouridine(55) synthase TruB, with translation MDGIIAVNKPSGMTSHDVVFRLRKILQMKKIGHAGTLDPSVDGVLPVALGRATKTIEFLQNSGKVYTGEIIFGFSTETEDLDGEVVEKKPLSNPFDTATITTAMEQMTGEITQIPPMYSAVKVNGRRLYQYARAGETVERPERQVMIYDFEMTNDPSFDLSAGTQTFTFTARVSKGTYIRTLAVDLGKHLGVPAVMSRLTRVEAGGFKLEQAHSLEEIAAQPVEKIMEIIYPLDYALNELPHVELTHAQWVEVKDGKGLSAEEMPYQSDQLVYVYDGEVKSVVAWNQDKNQYRPYRTFKIH, from the coding sequence ATGGACGGAATTATTGCAGTTAATAAGCCAAGTGGTATGACTTCACATGATGTAGTTTTTAGATTACGTAAAATTTTACAGATGAAAAAGATCGGTCATGCTGGTACCTTGGATCCTTCAGTTGATGGTGTTTTACCAGTTGCATTGGGACGGGCGACTAAAACGATCGAATTTTTACAAAATAGCGGTAAAGTTTATACGGGTGAAATAATTTTCGGATTTTCAACAGAAACGGAAGATTTAGATGGCGAAGTAGTGGAGAAAAAGCCTCTATCTAACCCCTTTGATACGGCGACAATTACTACAGCCATGGAGCAAATGACTGGTGAAATCACCCAGATTCCGCCAATGTATTCAGCGGTCAAAGTGAATGGTCGACGATTATATCAATATGCGCGGGCTGGTGAGACAGTTGAACGACCAGAGCGTCAAGTTATGATATACGACTTTGAGATGACAAATGATCCATCTTTTGATTTAAGTGCTGGGACGCAAACTTTTACATTCACCGCTCGTGTTTCAAAAGGGACATATATTCGAACTTTGGCTGTTGATTTAGGTAAACATTTAGGTGTACCAGCAGTTATGAGCCGTTTGACTCGGGTAGAGGCAGGTGGCTTTAAATTAGAACAGGCTCACTCTTTAGAAGAAATCGCAGCTCAACCAGTGGAAAAAATTATGGAAATAATTTATCCACTTGATTATGCTTTAAATGAATTACCGCATGTTGAATTAACGCATGCCCAATGGGTTGAGGTTAAGGATGGAAAAGGCCTCTCGGCAGAAGAAATGCCATATCAAAGTGATCAATTAGTATATGTCTACGATGGAGAGGTTAAGT
- a CDS encoding diacylglycerol kinase family protein — MTLDSNDNKKIKPITPLDEQQVTKNSHFLQSFGHAVEGIGQLLVRERNMRFHFFASVIVIYLGFHLRIGRQDWLWTAMAIFAVVMSEFVNTMIETMVDLIVGYEYHPLAKIAKDVAAGAVVFAVMFAMAVGVIVFYPYVLPIIEQLLNLKF; from the coding sequence ATGACTTTGGACTCAAACGATAATAAAAAAATCAAGCCAATAACACCCCTTGATGAGCAACAAGTGACCAAGAATTCTCATTTCTTGCAATCTTTTGGACATGCTGTGGAAGGAATTGGACAACTATTAGTACGTGAAAGAAATATGCGATTTCATTTTTTTGCGTCAGTTATAGTGATTTATTTAGGATTTCATCTTCGAATCGGGCGTCAAGACTGGCTCTGGACAGCTATGGCTATTTTTGCCGTAGTGATGTCAGAGTTCGTTAATACAATGATTGAGACTATGGTTGATTTGATCGTTGGGTATGAATATCATCCTTTGGCTAAAATTGCTAAAGATGTTGCAGCAGGGGCTGTTGTGTTTGCTGTGATGTTTGCAATGGCCGTTGGTGTTATTGTTTTTTATCCTTACGTGCTTCCAATTATTGAACAATTATTAAATTTAAAATTTTAA
- the era gene encoding GTPase Era, with protein MSEQEFKSGFIALVGRPNVGKSTLLNQMIGEKIAIMSPKAQTTRNKIQGIYTTTQGQIVFLDTPGIHKPQNSLGDYMVKTAMSAIRESDMVWFLVDAETPRGRGDDFIINRLKETKTPVYLIINKIDLVKPEALLTMIADYQSQMDFAEIFPISARNGDGVQSLLDFAMPKMEVGPQYYPADQITDHPERFIMAELIREKVLQLTRQEVPHSVAVVIDKIERKDEKHLHIQATIIVERPTQKNIVIGKQGAMIKEIGIRARRDIERLLGDKVFLETWVKVEERWRDRPQALQSYGYKEDSDI; from the coding sequence ATGAGCGAGCAAGAATTTAAGTCAGGCTTTATTGCCTTAGTTGGACGTCCTAATGTTGGAAAGTCTACTTTATTGAATCAAATGATTGGTGAAAAAATCGCCATTATGTCACCAAAAGCACAAACAACACGTAACAAAATTCAAGGGATTTATACTACGACGCAAGGACAAATTGTTTTCTTGGATACGCCTGGTATTCACAAACCTCAAAATTCATTGGGTGACTATATGGTTAAAACGGCTATGTCAGCAATTCGTGAATCTGATATGGTATGGTTTTTAGTTGATGCTGAAACACCACGAGGCCGCGGAGATGATTTCATTATTAACCGCTTAAAAGAAACGAAGACGCCAGTTTACTTAATCATAAATAAAATTGATTTGGTGAAGCCTGAAGCTCTGCTAACTATGATTGCAGATTATCAATCTCAAATGGACTTTGCAGAAATATTCCCTATTTCAGCTCGTAATGGAGATGGCGTGCAAAGCTTGTTAGATTTTGCAATGCCAAAGATGGAAGTAGGACCACAATACTATCCAGCTGATCAAATTACAGATCACCCTGAACGCTTTATTATGGCCGAATTAATTCGGGAAAAGGTTCTTCAACTAACACGCCAAGAGGTACCGCATTCAGTAGCAGTCGTTATTGATAAAATTGAACGTAAAGATGAAAAGCATTTGCATATTCAAGCTACAATTATCGTTGAGCGTCCGACTCAAAAGAATATTGTCATTGGAAAACAAGGTGCGATGATTAAAGAAATCGGAATTCGAGCTCGGCGGGATATTGAACGTTTATTGGGGGACAAAGTCTTCTTAGAGACCTGGGTAAAGGTAGAAGAACGTTGGCGTGACAGGCCTCAAGCGCTTCAATCATATGGTTATAAAGAGGATTCTGATATCTAA
- the ybeY gene encoding rRNA maturation RNase YbeY, which translates to MDLAIYDQTKLGVPSDQIDLVKNVLEFAGNYLELPVNTEMSVTFVNNDEIQRINREYRDLDKPTDVISFALEDDDDDLPIIMDSEMMSELPKNIGDIFISVDKVKEQADFLEHPFERELGFLSVHGFLHLNNYDHMRSAEDEKIMFRLQREILDDFGLKR; encoded by the coding sequence ATGGATTTGGCGATTTATGATCAAACGAAGCTAGGGGTGCCTAGTGACCAAATAGATTTGGTTAAAAACGTTTTAGAATTTGCAGGTAATTATCTAGAACTACCCGTAAATACTGAGATGTCAGTAACGTTTGTCAATAATGATGAGATTCAACGAATTAATCGGGAATATCGAGATTTGGACAAACCAACGGATGTGATTTCTTTCGCATTGGAAGATGATGATGATGATTTACCAATTATTATGGATTCGGAAATGATGTCCGAATTACCTAAAAACATTGGCGATATTTTTATTTCTGTGGATAAAGTTAAAGAACAAGCTGACTTTTTAGAACATCCTTTTGAACGTGAATTAGGATTCTTATCTGTTCATGGCTTCCTGCATTTAAATAATTATGATCATATGCGTAGTGCTGAGGATGAAAAAATAATGTTTCGTTTGCAACGGGAGATTTTAGATGACTTTGGACTCAAACGATAA